A part of Astyanax mexicanus isolate ESR-SI-001 chromosome 2, AstMex3_surface, whole genome shotgun sequence genomic DNA contains:
- the dmtf1 gene encoding cyclin-D-binding Myb-like transcription factor 1 isoform X2, with protein MPKRLRLSKDDTDDSPDTPSSYSVFTLPISESDESFEVTMTATEMKDELEEQTSEAQTQEDENLSSSHKSSDMSAVSQAWFTTKEDKDTLVNKGHKWKQGMWSKEEIDILMNNIDSYLKNRGIQDPTEIIFEMSKEERKDFYRSIAWGLNRPLFAVYRRVLRMYDNRNHVGKYTQEEIEKLKDLRQKHGNDWATIGAALGRSASSVKDRCRLMKDTCNTGKWTEEEERRLAEVVHELTGTESGDMVTQGVSWASVADMVGTRSEKQCRSKWLNYLNWKQSGGTEWTKEDDLFLIRRIAELEVKDENEINWDILAEGWSSVRSPQWLRSKWWTIKRQVANHKELPFAVLLKDLQDVAEAPSPPVNKVVVVGSRSANASPSPVTALQIPVQIPVQITHVSSSDSASGTPESGTITLNSGALQAFELLPSFHLQPTGTPGTYFLQTGSNQSLPLTLTANPTVTLTAAASPGSPDQIILHSLSADSLTENVTVQMSHPGIIIQTVTSEDLPDPLNQSELTTEQDLANEEPAESPDSLKQEGESSEPSSKAITDKPQESKEKEENSGISDGTALIVPSPSSFIPTSDITTDSVLPVGSLTDPILQNQEEGSD; from the exons ATGCCTAAGCGATTGCGACTGTCCAAAGACGACACTGATGACTCCCCTGATACTCCCTCCAGCTACTCTGTGTTCACACTTCCAA TTTCAGAGAGTGATGAGAGCTTTGAGGTGACAATGACTGCTACAGAGATGAAGGATGAACTGGAGGAGCAGACAAGCGAAGCTCAAACACAG GAGGACGAGAACCTCTCCTCCTCACACAAAAGCAGTGACATGTCTGCAGTAAGTCAAGCCTGGTTTACTACAAAAGAGGACAAAGACACACTAGTGAACAAAG gTCACAAGTGGAAACAGGGTATGTGGTCAAAGGAGGAGATTGATATATTGATGAATAACATTGACAGCTACCTCAAG AACCGGGGCATCCAGGACCCCACAGAGATCATCTTTGAGATGTCCAAAGAGGAGAGGAAGGATTTCTACCGCAGCATTGCATGGGGTTTAAACCGTCCACTTTTTGCGGTGTATCGGCGTGTGCTGCGAATGTATGACAATCGCAACCATGTAGGCAA ATACACTCAAGAAGAGATTGAAAAACTAAAAGA tctCAGACAGAAGCATGGAAATGACTGGGCCACCATTGGGGCAGCTCTAGGCAGAAGTGCTTCATCAGTGAAGGATCGCTGTAGACTCATGAAGGACACCTGCAATACAG GTAAATGgacagaagaggaggagaggCGGTTGGCGGAGGTGGTGCACGAGCTGACCGGCACTGAGTCAGGCGATATGGTGACTCAGGGTGTGTCGTGGGCGTCTGTGGCAGATATGGTTGGCACACGCTCAGAAAAGCAATGCCGCTCTAAATGGCTCAACTACCTGAACTGGAAACAGAGTGGAGGGACAGAATGGACCAAAGAGGACGACCTCTTCCTTATCCGAAG GATAGCTGAGCTGGAGGTAAAAGATGAGAATGAAATTAACTGGGATATTCTTGCTGAGGGGTGGAGCAGTGTCCGCTCACCCCAGTGGCTTCGCAGCAAGTGGTGGACAATTAAAAGACAAGTGGCAAATCATAAAGAACTTCCCTTTGCTG tcttGTTAAAAGATCTACAAGATGTTGCAGAGGCACCATCGCCTCCAGTGAATAAGGTTGTGGTGGTGGGTTCTCGCTCTGCTAACGCCTCTCCCAGCCCCGTCACAGCACTGCAGATCCCCGTACAGATTCCAGTGCAGATCACACATGTCT CTTCTTCAGACAGTGCAAGTGGTACCCCTGAAAGTGGGACAATCACACTAAACTCTGGAGCTCTGCAAGCCTTTGAACTTCTACCA TCTTTCCACCTGCAGCCTACTGGCACTCCAGGAACCTATTTCCTGCAGACAGGGTCCAATCAGAGCCTGCCCCTCACGCTCACAGCCAATCCCACTGTGACGCTTACGGCTGCCGCATCACCAGGGTCTCCAGACCAGATTATCTTACATAGcctctct GCGGACAGTCTGACTGAGAACGTTACAGTGCAGATGTCTCACCCTGGCATCATCATCCAAACTGTGACCTCAGAAGACCTCCCCGACCCTCTCAACCAATCAGAGTTGACCACAGAGCAGGACTTGGCGAACGAGGAGCCTGCTGAGAGTCCAGACAGTTTGAAGCAGGAGGGAGAGTCTAGTGAGCCAAGCTCAAAAGCCATTACTGACAAG CCTCAGGAATctaaagagaaagaggagaattCTGGCATAAGTGACGGTACGGCGCTCATCGTCCCATCTCCAAGCAGCTTCATCCCAACCAGTGACATCACCACAGACTCTGTCCTTCCTGTTGGATCACTGACAG ATCCCATTCTACAGAACCAGGAAGAAGGATCAGACTAA
- the meig1 gene encoding meiosis expressed gene 1 protein homolog, which translates to MSCGTKPKSMSRAKQWTDEVENLYRFQQAGYRDEMEYRQIKQLEIDWWPETGFVKKLQRRDNTYYYYNRKRECEDKEVHKVKMYAY; encoded by the exons ATGTCCTGTGGCACCAAACCAAAGTCCATGAGCCGAGCAAAGCAGTGGACGGATGAAGTGGAAAACCTGTACAGATTTCAGCAGGCAGGATACAGGGATGAGATGGAGTACAGACAGATCAAACAGTTGGAG ATTGACTGGTGGCCAGAAACAGGGTTTGTGAAGAAGCTCCAGAGGCGAGACAACACGTATTATTACTATAACAGAAAGAGGGAGTGTGAAGACAAAGAAGTTCACAAAGTCAAAATGTATGCATACTGA
- the dmtf1 gene encoding cyclin-D-binding Myb-like transcription factor 1 isoform X1: MNTGDVSGAVTLDSVNSVTFTQDTDGNIILHCAQDDDGGLGSDEEAESMPKRLRLSKDDTDDSPDTPSSYSVFTLPISESDESFEVTMTATEMKDELEEQTSEAQTQEDENLSSSHKSSDMSAVSQAWFTTKEDKDTLVNKGHKWKQGMWSKEEIDILMNNIDSYLKNRGIQDPTEIIFEMSKEERKDFYRSIAWGLNRPLFAVYRRVLRMYDNRNHVGKYTQEEIEKLKDLRQKHGNDWATIGAALGRSASSVKDRCRLMKDTCNTGKWTEEEERRLAEVVHELTGTESGDMVTQGVSWASVADMVGTRSEKQCRSKWLNYLNWKQSGGTEWTKEDDLFLIRRIAELEVKDENEINWDILAEGWSSVRSPQWLRSKWWTIKRQVANHKELPFAVLLKDLQDVAEAPSPPVNKVVVVGSRSANASPSPVTALQIPVQIPVQITHVSSSDSASGTPESGTITLNSGALQAFELLPSFHLQPTGTPGTYFLQTGSNQSLPLTLTANPTVTLTAAASPGSPDQIILHSLSADSLTENVTVQMSHPGIIIQTVTSEDLPDPLNQSELTTEQDLANEEPAESPDSLKQEGESSEPSSKAITDKPQESKEKEENSGISDGTALIVPSPSSFIPTSDITTDSVLPVGSLTDPILQNQEEGSD; the protein is encoded by the exons ATGAACACAGGAGATGTCTCAGGTGCTGTGACTCTGGACTCAGTCAATTCTGTCACTTTCACCCAGGACACTGATGGCAATATCATCCTGCACTGCGCTCAGGACG ATGATGGAGGTCTGGGATCAGATGAAGAAGCTGAATCTATGCCTAAGCGATTGCGACTGTCCAAAGACGACACTGATGACTCCCCTGATACTCCCTCCAGCTACTCTGTGTTCACACTTCCAA TTTCAGAGAGTGATGAGAGCTTTGAGGTGACAATGACTGCTACAGAGATGAAGGATGAACTGGAGGAGCAGACAAGCGAAGCTCAAACACAG GAGGACGAGAACCTCTCCTCCTCACACAAAAGCAGTGACATGTCTGCAGTAAGTCAAGCCTGGTTTACTACAAAAGAGGACAAAGACACACTAGTGAACAAAG gTCACAAGTGGAAACAGGGTATGTGGTCAAAGGAGGAGATTGATATATTGATGAATAACATTGACAGCTACCTCAAG AACCGGGGCATCCAGGACCCCACAGAGATCATCTTTGAGATGTCCAAAGAGGAGAGGAAGGATTTCTACCGCAGCATTGCATGGGGTTTAAACCGTCCACTTTTTGCGGTGTATCGGCGTGTGCTGCGAATGTATGACAATCGCAACCATGTAGGCAA ATACACTCAAGAAGAGATTGAAAAACTAAAAGA tctCAGACAGAAGCATGGAAATGACTGGGCCACCATTGGGGCAGCTCTAGGCAGAAGTGCTTCATCAGTGAAGGATCGCTGTAGACTCATGAAGGACACCTGCAATACAG GTAAATGgacagaagaggaggagaggCGGTTGGCGGAGGTGGTGCACGAGCTGACCGGCACTGAGTCAGGCGATATGGTGACTCAGGGTGTGTCGTGGGCGTCTGTGGCAGATATGGTTGGCACACGCTCAGAAAAGCAATGCCGCTCTAAATGGCTCAACTACCTGAACTGGAAACAGAGTGGAGGGACAGAATGGACCAAAGAGGACGACCTCTTCCTTATCCGAAG GATAGCTGAGCTGGAGGTAAAAGATGAGAATGAAATTAACTGGGATATTCTTGCTGAGGGGTGGAGCAGTGTCCGCTCACCCCAGTGGCTTCGCAGCAAGTGGTGGACAATTAAAAGACAAGTGGCAAATCATAAAGAACTTCCCTTTGCTG tcttGTTAAAAGATCTACAAGATGTTGCAGAGGCACCATCGCCTCCAGTGAATAAGGTTGTGGTGGTGGGTTCTCGCTCTGCTAACGCCTCTCCCAGCCCCGTCACAGCACTGCAGATCCCCGTACAGATTCCAGTGCAGATCACACATGTCT CTTCTTCAGACAGTGCAAGTGGTACCCCTGAAAGTGGGACAATCACACTAAACTCTGGAGCTCTGCAAGCCTTTGAACTTCTACCA TCTTTCCACCTGCAGCCTACTGGCACTCCAGGAACCTATTTCCTGCAGACAGGGTCCAATCAGAGCCTGCCCCTCACGCTCACAGCCAATCCCACTGTGACGCTTACGGCTGCCGCATCACCAGGGTCTCCAGACCAGATTATCTTACATAGcctctct GCGGACAGTCTGACTGAGAACGTTACAGTGCAGATGTCTCACCCTGGCATCATCATCCAAACTGTGACCTCAGAAGACCTCCCCGACCCTCTCAACCAATCAGAGTTGACCACAGAGCAGGACTTGGCGAACGAGGAGCCTGCTGAGAGTCCAGACAGTTTGAAGCAGGAGGGAGAGTCTAGTGAGCCAAGCTCAAAAGCCATTACTGACAAG CCTCAGGAATctaaagagaaagaggagaattCTGGCATAAGTGACGGTACGGCGCTCATCGTCCCATCTCCAAGCAGCTTCATCCCAACCAGTGACATCACCACAGACTCTGTCCTTCCTGTTGGATCACTGACAG ATCCCATTCTACAGAACCAGGAAGAAGGATCAGACTAA
- the tmem243b gene encoding transmembrane protein 243b, which produces MDDFNARTYGTSGLDDRPLFGETSARDRLINIGFGGITSLLVIVTIISSFVFPSLPPKPLNIFFAICILLVCGSVIVLIFWYRQGELEPKFRNLIYYMLCSIILLCICANLYFHDVGRDKQSNAL; this is translated from the exons ATGGATGACTTTAATGCACGTACCTATGGCACAAGTGGCCTGGATGACAGACCTCTGTTTGGGGAGACCTCAGCGAGG gaTAGGCTCATCAATATAGGATTTGGGGGAATTACATCTCTACTTGTGATA GTGACCATCATTAGTTCTTTTGTATTTCCCTCTCTACCACCAAAGCCACTGAACATTTTCTTTGCCATCTGTATCTTGCTGGTGTGTGGCTCAGTGATAGTTCTG ATCTTCTGGTACAGACAAGGAGAACTGGAGCCCAAGTTTCGCAACCTTATCTACTACATGCTCTGTTCTATTATCTTGCTATGCATTTGTGCCAACTTGTACTTTCACGATGTGGGACGTGACAAACAGAGCAATGCCTTATGA